In Nitrosococcus oceani ATCC 19707, the following proteins share a genomic window:
- the rpoD gene encoding RNA polymerase sigma factor RpoD, translating into MLKIMEQDRQSQLKLLIARGKDRGYLSYSEVNDHLPDDVIDPEQIEDIITMFNDMGISVHEDMAEADALAIMDTAVADDEVAEEAAAALVSVDGEFARTSDPVRMYMREMGSVELLTREGEISIAKRIEEGMRQVYTALSRFPGSVAELLCQYEKVEADEIRLADVISGFQESEEADLKESAAEEASVSSEGSTEEEESDNGLDLDRVREQFTQLRELYERYQAADLKDNDRALAELSECFLQLKLVPRLSQRLIENLRGVVAEIRVLERSIMKIAVNSAQMPRKDFLSSFQKQETNLNWVEKHIRAKKHYSSVLRKQGDAIQKAQEKLIVLEQRAGMSITQIKEINRSLSIGEARARRAKKEMVEANLRLVISIAKKYTNRGLQFLDLIQEGNIGLMKAVDKFEYRRGYKFSTYATWWIRQAITRSIADQARTIRIPVHMIETINKLNRVSRQMLQEMGREPTPDELAERVEMPKDKVRKVLKIAREPISMETPIGDDEDSHLGDFVEDAAVISPPDSAIFSGLRETTQLILAGLTPREAKVLRMRFGIDMNTDHTLEEVGKQFDVTRERIRQIEAKALRKLRHPSRSEQLRSFLDIENNN; encoded by the coding sequence ATGTTGAAAATTATGGAACAAGATCGTCAGTCACAATTGAAACTTTTGATCGCAAGGGGTAAGGATCGGGGTTATCTATCCTATAGCGAGGTAAACGATCACCTGCCCGACGACGTGATCGATCCGGAGCAAATTGAAGACATTATTACAATGTTCAACGATATGGGTATCTCCGTGCATGAGGATATGGCGGAAGCCGATGCCCTAGCAATTATGGATACCGCCGTTGCCGACGATGAGGTGGCTGAGGAGGCTGCTGCTGCTCTGGTCTCGGTGGATGGAGAGTTTGCCCGAACTTCGGATCCGGTCCGTATGTATATGCGGGAAATGGGCAGCGTTGAGCTTTTGACTCGGGAAGGGGAGATCAGCATCGCTAAGCGAATCGAAGAGGGAATGCGGCAAGTTTATACCGCTCTTTCTCGTTTTCCAGGCAGCGTGGCTGAATTATTGTGTCAATACGAAAAAGTGGAGGCGGATGAAATCCGCTTGGCTGATGTGATTTCCGGGTTTCAGGAATCAGAGGAAGCGGATTTAAAGGAATCTGCTGCAGAAGAAGCTTCCGTCTCTTCCGAAGGTAGCACGGAGGAGGAAGAAAGTGATAATGGCCTTGATCTAGATAGAGTCCGGGAACAGTTTACTCAACTACGGGAGTTGTATGAGCGGTATCAGGCGGCTGATCTCAAGGATAATGATAGAGCGCTAGCTGAACTGAGCGAGTGCTTTCTTCAGCTTAAGCTTGTGCCTCGTTTATCTCAACGGTTGATAGAAAATCTTCGCGGAGTAGTGGCAGAAATTCGTGTGCTTGAACGGAGCATCATGAAAATTGCGGTGAATTCGGCTCAGATGCCCCGCAAAGATTTTCTGTCTTCGTTCCAGAAACAAGAAACCAACCTAAACTGGGTAGAAAAGCATATCCGGGCAAAAAAGCATTATTCTTCCGTACTCAGAAAACAAGGGGACGCAATTCAGAAAGCCCAAGAAAAGCTCATAGTCTTAGAGCAAAGGGCCGGTATGAGTATTACCCAGATTAAGGAGATTAACCGTTCCCTATCTATTGGAGAAGCACGGGCCCGGCGGGCTAAAAAAGAGATGGTCGAGGCTAATTTGCGCTTGGTCATTTCGATTGCCAAAAAATATACCAACCGTGGTCTCCAGTTTCTGGATCTGATCCAGGAAGGCAACATTGGTCTCATGAAGGCCGTTGATAAATTTGAATACCGCCGTGGTTACAAGTTTTCTACCTATGCGACTTGGTGGATACGGCAGGCAATTACCCGTTCTATCGCTGATCAGGCTCGGACCATCCGTATTCCGGTACATATGATTGAAACCATCAATAAGCTCAACCGCGTTTCTCGTCAGATGCTACAAGAGATGGGTCGAGAGCCAACCCCCGATGAGTTGGCAGAACGGGTGGAGATGCCAAAAGATAAAGTGCGGAAGGTCCTTAAGATTGCCAGGGAACCCATCTCCATGGAAACGCCTATTGGTGACGATGAGGATTCCCATTTAGGGGATTTTGTCGAGGACGCTGCTGTCATATCTCCGCCTGATTCGGCGATCTTCTCCGGGCTGAGGGAAACTACACAGTTAATATTAGCCGGTTTAACTCCCCGCGAGGCTAAAGTGCTGCGGATGCGTTTTGGGATTGATATGAATACGGATCATACCTTGGAAGAAGTAGGTAAGCAGTTTGATGTAACCCGGGAGAGAATTCGGCAGATTGAGGCTAAGGCTCTACGTAAATTGCGCCATCCTTCCCGTTCGGAGCAGCTTCGTAGTTTTTTGGATATAGAAAATAACAACTAA
- a CDS encoding tyrosine-type recombinase/integrase, which produces MIAECRDKLASGNITRYNQKNSGGQRSPGSVNRYLAALSHTFTIAVKEWGWLEDSPMGRISKLKEPRGRVRFLSDSERERLLKACRGSSNSFLYPAVVLALSTGARRMEIMALRWRNVDLQRGLISLHETKNGERRALPLAGHALDCVKRLSKVRQIDTDLLFPSNHNPQQPLDLRKPWEIALKQAGIEDFRWHDLRHSAASYLAMNGATLAEIAEVLGHKTLQMVKRYAHFSETHTARVVASMNAKIFGE; this is translated from the coding sequence TTGATTGCGGAGTGCCGAGACAAGCTGGCAAGCGGAAATATTACCCGGTACAACCAAAAAAACTCGGGAGGTCAGCGCAGCCCGGGGAGCGTCAATCGTTATCTGGCCGCGTTGAGTCATACCTTTACCATCGCGGTTAAAGAGTGGGGTTGGCTAGAAGACAGCCCTATGGGGCGTATTTCCAAACTGAAGGAGCCAAGAGGACGGGTGCGTTTCCTTTCGGACAGTGAGAGGGAAAGGCTGCTGAAAGCCTGCCGAGGGAGTTCTAATTCCTTTCTTTATCCGGCCGTGGTATTGGCCTTATCCACTGGTGCAAGGCGGATGGAGATCATGGCGTTGCGCTGGCGCAATGTAGACTTGCAGCGAGGTCTAATCAGCCTTCATGAAACAAAAAACGGAGAGCGTCGAGCTTTACCTTTAGCAGGCCATGCTTTGGATTGCGTTAAACGCTTAAGCAAAGTACGCCAAATTGACACTGATTTGCTGTTTCCCAGCAACCACAATCCCCAGCAGCCCCTCGATTTGCGAAAGCCATGGGAAATTGCTTTAAAGCAAGCCGGCATTGAAGATTTTCGCTGGCATGACTTACGCCATAGTGCCGCTTCTTATCTTGCCATGAATGGGGCCACACTCGCTGAAATTGCCGAGGTATTGGGCCATAAGACCCTCCAGATGGTAAAGCGTTATGCACATTTTTCGGAAACTCACACCGCCCGCGTAGTCGCAAGCATGAATGCCAAGATATTTGGGGAGTAA
- a CDS encoding IS630 transposase-related protein: MRKRVIDFVRGGGSKAEAARRFQVGRASIYRWLSQDDALCYERPGPRRSHKLDWEALRVHVEDKADLTYKERARHFGVSYYCIWHAMHKMGLTRKKNDGVHAAL, translated from the coding sequence TTGCGCAAACGAGTAATCGATTTTGTAAGGGGCGGTGGAAGCAAGGCGGAAGCGGCCCGGAGATTTCAGGTAGGCCGCGCGAGCATTTATCGCTGGTTGTCGCAGGATGATGCGCTGTGTTACGAGCGTCCCGGCCCTCGCCGTTCACACAAGCTGGACTGGGAGGCTTTACGGGTCCATGTGGAAGACAAGGCTGATCTCACCTATAAAGAACGCGCCCGGCATTTTGGCGTTTCGTATTACTGTATTTGGCATGCGATGCACAAAATGGGGTTAACCCGTAAAAAAAATGACGGGGTACACGCAGCGCTGTAA
- a CDS encoding IS630 family transposase codes for MKRKSFLRLRERYRRRGKRFVYLDESGFEPEVSRRYAYAPKGRRVYGLISGHRRPRTSLLAARMDEGFEAPFLFEGTCNTAVFNAWLEKELCPLLNSNHIVIMDNAPFHKAVSSREIIKKTGAGILFLPPYSPDFNPIEKDFGNIKKIREYNEHETLENIVAAYQ; via the coding sequence ATGAAAAGAAAGAGCTTTCTTCGTCTTCGTGAACGCTATCGCCGCCGCGGCAAAAGATTTGTCTATCTTGATGAAAGCGGTTTTGAGCCGGAGGTTTCCCGTCGTTACGCTTACGCTCCAAAGGGGCGGCGTGTTTATGGTCTGATCTCCGGTCATCGCAGACCGCGAACCTCTTTATTGGCCGCCCGTATGGATGAAGGCTTTGAAGCGCCGTTTCTATTTGAGGGAACCTGTAACACGGCTGTGTTCAATGCATGGCTGGAAAAAGAGCTTTGCCCCTTGCTCAACAGCAACCACATTGTCATCATGGATAATGCTCCGTTCCACAAAGCCGTTTCTTCACGTGAAATCATCAAAAAAACAGGGGCGGGAATTTTATTCCTCCCCCCTTATTCCCCTGACTTTAACCCCATAGAAAAAGACTTCGGAAATATCAAAAAAATCAGAGAATACAACGAACACGAAACCCTTGAGAATATCGTTGCAGCGTATCAGTAA
- a CDS encoding helix-turn-helix domain-containing protein translates to MTWPLFQKITWSVFVAVAAAYPPSGLPPSMACGYAINVWVGSGDMSIFKKPVPGSRRRTLSKLPTFAKVPIKVVGTSQLTLREFRVLVALYAFADQKGRCWPSRQRLSELTGIRPEHISRATSALKKKGG, encoded by the coding sequence ATGACTTGGCCCCTTTTCCAAAAGATCACCTGGAGCGTGTTTGTTGCAGTAGCTGCGGCATATCCTCCCAGCGGCTTGCCTCCGTCAATGGCGTGTGGCTATGCCATCAATGTTTGGGTTGGATCAGGAGATATGAGCATATTCAAAAAGCCCGTGCCTGGTTCCAGGAGGCGGACATTGAGTAAGTTGCCCACTTTTGCGAAGGTCCCTATCAAGGTGGTAGGGACATCTCAACTCACTCTACGAGAATTCCGCGTCCTGGTAGCCTTGTACGCTTTTGCCGATCAAAAGGGGCGGTGCTGGCCCTCCCGGCAGCGGCTGAGTGAACTGACCGGAATCCGCCCCGAGCATATTTCCCGCGCCACCAGCGCCCTGAAAAAAAAAGGTGGTTGA
- a CDS encoding toprim domain-containing protein, protein MDKTFSDFGIDVPPAASGQLSLTCPQCSAQRKKKRAKCLSVNVEKGAWICHHCSWRGGLSQREQSNRTLYWRRPDYRQPAPFSPGALPEDIQRWFAKRGITPAVLERNHIATKKVYMPQLERWVSAIAFPYYRGETLINAKYRDGRKHFRLEAGAERILYGLNDLEQTTLIVEGEMDKLALEVAGFRNVVSVPDGAPPPQAKDYARKFEFLQADEEALKTVKTWVIAVDNDAPGQYLAEELSRRFGREKCKRVLWPEACKDANEVLLKRGPEVLTDCIKNAQPYPLAGVLTVSHLSEDIDFLYTHGLKRGMSTGWPSVDICYTVKPGELTVVTGVPNSGKSNWLDCLALNLAQQGWRFGVFSPENQPVGHHMARMIEKWAGKPFNKGSIARLSRSTLAQGKDWVHEHFYWILPEDDQDWTVEHVLDRARALVLRYGIKGLLLDPWNEFEHLRAPNVTETEYISLVLKRVRQFARYYQVHVWIVAHPAKLFRGKNDQYPVPTLYDISGSANWRNKADNGLVIWRDLGDPKKDLVEIHIQKIRFREVGRLGAVRLRFDPVTAVYREPEPDDEAAFPPADGADKADEQAYLDSLYAEYEAQGGK, encoded by the coding sequence ATGGACAAAACATTTTCCGATTTTGGGATTGATGTGCCGCCCGCCGCTTCCGGGCAACTCAGTCTCACCTGCCCCCAGTGCTCCGCTCAACGCAAGAAAAAACGTGCCAAGTGCTTAAGCGTCAATGTCGAGAAAGGGGCGTGGATATGCCACCATTGTAGCTGGCGAGGGGGGCTTTCCCAGCGGGAGCAGTCCAATCGCACTCTGTACTGGCGACGCCCCGATTACCGACAGCCGGCGCCCTTTTCCCCGGGAGCCCTGCCTGAAGATATCCAGCGCTGGTTTGCCAAACGGGGGATTACCCCCGCGGTCCTTGAGCGCAATCATATCGCGACCAAAAAGGTGTATATGCCCCAGCTGGAGAGGTGGGTGAGCGCGATCGCCTTTCCTTACTACCGGGGCGAGACGCTCATCAACGCCAAGTACCGGGATGGGAGGAAACACTTCCGCCTGGAGGCCGGGGCCGAGCGCATTTTGTATGGACTTAACGACTTGGAGCAGACTACCCTCATTGTGGAAGGGGAGATGGATAAACTGGCGTTAGAGGTAGCCGGTTTTCGCAATGTGGTCAGCGTCCCCGATGGCGCCCCCCCACCCCAGGCTAAGGATTATGCCCGCAAATTTGAGTTTCTGCAGGCGGATGAAGAAGCGCTTAAGACGGTCAAGACGTGGGTAATCGCAGTCGACAATGACGCACCCGGGCAGTATTTGGCCGAGGAACTCTCCCGTCGCTTCGGGCGAGAAAAATGTAAGCGGGTCCTCTGGCCTGAAGCGTGCAAGGATGCCAATGAGGTGTTGCTGAAGCGGGGACCTGAGGTGCTCACCGATTGCATCAAAAATGCCCAGCCTTATCCTCTCGCCGGGGTGTTGACGGTCAGCCACCTCAGCGAAGACATCGATTTTCTCTATACCCATGGGCTCAAGCGGGGGATGTCAACCGGCTGGCCCTCTGTGGATATATGTTACACCGTCAAGCCTGGGGAGTTGACGGTGGTGACGGGTGTCCCCAACAGTGGGAAATCCAATTGGCTGGACTGCTTAGCCCTGAATCTTGCCCAGCAGGGCTGGCGCTTTGGTGTCTTCAGCCCCGAGAACCAGCCAGTGGGCCACCATATGGCGCGGATGATAGAAAAGTGGGCCGGTAAGCCGTTCAATAAAGGGTCTATTGCCCGACTGAGCCGGTCCACGCTGGCGCAGGGAAAGGACTGGGTGCATGAGCACTTTTATTGGATTCTCCCAGAGGATGACCAGGATTGGACCGTCGAGCACGTTCTGGACCGTGCCAGGGCGCTGGTGCTGCGGTATGGGATTAAGGGGCTCCTGCTCGACCCCTGGAATGAGTTTGAGCATCTGCGTGCGCCCAATGTCACGGAGACGGAGTATATCTCGTTGGTTTTAAAGCGGGTGCGGCAATTCGCCCGTTATTACCAGGTCCATGTGTGGATAGTGGCCCATCCGGCAAAGCTCTTCCGGGGCAAGAACGATCAATATCCCGTGCCCACGCTCTATGACATCTCAGGCTCGGCTAACTGGCGCAATAAGGCCGATAATGGCCTCGTGATTTGGCGCGATCTTGGCGACCCTAAAAAAGATTTGGTGGAGATTCATATCCAAAAGATTCGCTTTCGGGAGGTGGGAAGATTGGGCGCAGTGCGGCTGCGTTTTGACCCTGTGACGGCAGTGTACCGGGAGCCTGAACCCGATGATGAAGCGGCCTTCCCCCCTGCGGATGGAGCTGATAAGGCGGATGAGCAAGCGTATCTGGACAGTCTGTACGCCGAGTATGAGGCCCAGGGCGGAAAATAG
- a CDS encoding terminase small subunit, translated as MYALARGSLEPRLWGWLGGKGKWLPSWAGDEPTRRAVEQRHRCVRSEEMKMRQARYPRNEDGLTPGQQVFADLYRAGPEKVRGNALACYRQAFPRAALSTAKVQSSRLLRNPGVAAYLQSKRQAAEAEADVKEVQVLKELAQVGFSDIRALFDGQGRLKPMDALPKHIAAAIAAVDVVVMKDEKKTAPLYVYKIKLWNKLDALEQLDKQLGMFKEQREVKVQGELSHLLEEISGAPLSTPMGRIALQQEQEKAAGEPAHGPKRHD; from the coding sequence ATGTATGCTTTAGCACGTGGGTCGCTGGAACCCAGGTTGTGGGGATGGTTGGGTGGCAAAGGCAAGTGGCTTCCATCATGGGCAGGCGATGAACCAACCCGCCGGGCGGTGGAGCAGCGGCACCGTTGCGTACGGAGTGAGGAGATGAAAATGCGCCAAGCCCGATATCCCCGTAATGAAGATGGCTTAACGCCAGGTCAGCAAGTGTTCGCGGATTTGTACCGGGCCGGCCCCGAGAAGGTGCGGGGCAATGCCCTGGCCTGCTACCGGCAAGCTTTCCCCCGGGCGGCCTTGAGCACGGCGAAAGTCCAAAGCTCACGGCTTCTTCGAAACCCGGGGGTAGCGGCCTACCTGCAATCCAAGCGCCAGGCGGCCGAAGCCGAGGCGGACGTTAAAGAGGTCCAGGTTCTGAAAGAGTTGGCCCAGGTCGGGTTTTCAGACATCCGCGCCTTGTTTGATGGACAGGGGCGGCTCAAACCCATGGACGCCCTGCCCAAGCATATCGCGGCGGCCATTGCCGCGGTGGATGTGGTCGTGATGAAAGACGAAAAGAAGACGGCGCCCCTTTACGTTTACAAAATCAAGCTCTGGAATAAGCTCGATGCCTTGGAGCAACTCGATAAGCAATTGGGCATGTTTAAAGAGCAACGGGAGGTGAAGGTCCAAGGCGAACTCTCCCATTTGCTCGAAGAAATCTCAGGCGCCCCGCTCAGCACGCCCATGGGCCGCATTGCCCTGCAACAGGAGCAGGAAAAGGCCGCCGGGGAACCCGCCCACGGGCCTAAGCGACACGATTAA
- a CDS encoding transposase, which yields MTGSQKFYWKENIVWSPGYFVSSVGIDENTIKRYVERQGCRDSGQFREEL from the coding sequence TTGACGGGCTCTCAAAAGTTCTATTGGAAGGAAAACATTGTCTGGTCGCCGGGCTACTTCGTCAGCAGCGTAGGGATTGATGAGAATACCATCAAACGTTACGTAGAACGTCAGGGATGCCGGGATTCGGGCCAATTCCGTGAGGAGTTGTAA
- the brxF gene encoding BREX-3 system P-loop-containing protein BrxF yields MAEPVHDTIKSSLQAAEGLYHRLVLLVGEAGSDKTEAFHDVADELGTEVVNVNLVLSSELLELTAKQRALRLPEILDRIVDKVQSTVVLDNLEILFDKELKQDPLRLLQSISRNRPVVASWNGVIKEGKLIYAEIGHPEYRRYDMADTLIVSMDGTATIDLEKNN; encoded by the coding sequence ATGGCCGAGCCAGTTCACGATACGATAAAGAGTTCTCTCCAAGCAGCCGAAGGTCTGTATCACCGGCTGGTATTGCTAGTCGGTGAGGCTGGTTCCGACAAAACGGAAGCCTTTCATGACGTCGCGGATGAGCTTGGCACCGAGGTTGTTAATGTCAATCTGGTGCTCTCGAGCGAGTTGCTGGAGTTGACAGCTAAGCAACGGGCACTGCGCCTGCCGGAGATACTGGATCGTATCGTAGATAAAGTTCAATCGACCGTGGTGCTCGATAACCTCGAAATCCTGTTCGACAAGGAATTGAAACAAGATCCTTTACGGCTCTTACAGAGTATTTCTAGGAATCGCCCGGTAGTGGCGTCTTGGAATGGGGTAATTAAAGAAGGCAAGCTCATTTATGCTGAAATAGGCCATCCTGAATATCGGCGCTATGACATGGCTGACACATTGATCGTGAGCATGGATGGAACGGCGACAATCGACTTAGAAAAAAATAATTAG